TCGAAACTATGTTACGGTGGTGACTAAAACACAAAAATTGTCCTATATAGATTCGCTTAAGAATTGGATTGAAAAATTACCAGAACAATGCTTTATTCAAATTCATAAATCTTATATAATTAATACTAATTATGTGAGTAAAATTTCAGGTAATGAAATTTATATGGATGCACAACGCTTGCCTATCGGAAGGAGTTTTAAGTCTTGTTTGCTTAAAAAGCTGAGAATAATTTGTTAATATATGTTAATTTATTGCAAATTCTAAGTACTTTTAGAGCCTAATTAAAAACTTAAACATGAAAACATTTCAATTATTTTTTACATTATTTTTTCTGGTTGTGGTTAATAGCGTCACAGCTCAAGAAGTCAGTTTTGATAATCAAGTTTATGTCGTTTATAAAAAAGCGATCATTTTAAATGGTGAAGAAGTTACTAAGGACTTAACAAAAGAACAACAAGAGGGGATTTTTGATTTAGCAAAAGTCAAAAATTTCGAGAATGATGCTCTTGAAAAAAAGAAGGAAGAAGCTGCTAAGGAAGAGGAAAAAGCTATTAAGGAAGAAGAAGCTACATCTGATAAGAAAGAAAAAGAAGCAGAGAAAGAGGCTAAGAAAAAAGAAAAGCAAGCGGAAAAAGAGTTAAAAGAACAAGAGAAGTCGGCAGAGGAAGCTGTTAAGGAAAAGGAAGAACAAGCTAAAGCTGAAGCGAAGGCGATTGCAGAAAAAGAAAAGGAAGCAAAAGAAGCTGTTAAACAAAAAGAAAAGGAAGCTAAGGCCAAAGAAAAAGAGGTGAAGGCACAGGAAAAAGAACGTAAAGAAGCCGAAAAAGCTAAAGAAAAAGAAGAGAAAGCAGTTGATAAGAAAGAGAAAGCAACAAAGGATGTTGAAAAAGCAACTGAGAAACTAGAAAAAGACACCCAGAAATTTGAAAAGTTAAAAGCAAAAGGAGAATTGTCTCCTAATGACATTGAAAAATGGAATGAAAAACTGGAAAAATTAAAGGAAAAAGTGGTGGATTCTAAGGAGAAATTAGGGAAGCTTTAATTTGAATACACAGTTACATATTGCAATTATTCAGTCTAATTTGGTTTGGGAGAATCCCATCCAAAATAGGCTGAATTTTATGCAAAAAATTGAAGGGTTAGATAATACTGTTGATCTTATCATATTGCCAGAAATGTTTACTTCTGGTTTTACAATGTCTCCACAGGTTGTGGCTGAAGCAATGGATGGTGATACTATCCAATGGATGCTAGCATTGGCTAATCGTAAAGGGGCTGCAATCGTTGGTAGTTTGGTCATTAAAGAACATAACAATTATTATAACCGTTTAGTTTTTGTGCACCCAAATGGTGTTGTAGATAGTTACGACAAGCGCCATACGTTTACCTTAGCAGGAGAGGATAAGGTCTACACAAAAGGAGAAGCGCAATTAATTGTAAATTACAAAGGGTTTAAAATTAAGCCCCTAGTTTGTTATGATTTACGTTTTCCTGTTTGGTCTAGGCTATCCGATAATTACGATGTTTTGTTATATGTAGCCAATTGGCCAACAAAGCGCATTTTAGCCTGGGATACTTTATTGCAAGCAAGAGCTATTGAAAACATGAGTTATTGTATTGGGGTAAACAGAGTTGGATTGGATGCTAATAAGTATCAATATCCAGGACATTCTCAAGCCTATAATGCTTTAGGAGACAAACTAACACGTCTAAAACCAAATACGGAAGACATTGCGTTAGTTACTTTAAGTAAGTCACATGTTGAAACGACTAGAAATAAGTTAAGATTTTTAGATGATAAAGATTTGTTTAGTCTAAAGTAAAATCAATAATCACTTCCCATCCAGATCTTATCTCTTCAACTTTTTCTGTATAGCTGACGCGCTCTGCTTGTGTTTGCTTAAGGAAATTTCCAGGATCGTATTTTCCGTTTTTATTAGAGTCAAAAATAACTCTGACGTAATATTCTCCCGGTTTTAAATAAAAGAAATCTATTGGTGCTGCTTTTGTAGCATACTCCTCATATTTGACGTCTCCTGTTTTATTAACAAATTGAACAATTAAAGGGTATTGCGCATTTTTAATATTGACTCTAGCGTTACCAAGTCCTGCTTCTTTTACGGTTCTTAAACTGTAGTTTAAGGTGTCGTTAGCGGTGCTGAAAAAGTCAGTAACTGTATTTGGTAGTAACTGCACTTTATAAACATTGTCTTCTGTTTTATCAAAAACAACTTCTATAGTGTTTTGTATTGTGTCCAATTTAGATGTAAACGCTACGTTTGTGGAGTCTTTATCTAAGATCTTTATTTTAGTTTTATCAAATTTAGTGATTGGAATATTCGCCGAAATTTTTAAGGGCTCAAAAAAGTCGATATTACCACTTGGATTAGCTTTTAGTAGTAAAGAGTCTCTCTTGTTGTCTTTTATCCTAACCGTAAACGTATCAATAATAGTTTTATTTGTAACCTTAAATATTAGAGAGTCTACTTCTAATTTTGGTTTGTAATAATAGTTTAAAGTGTCTGTTTTTTCATCTTTAAAATAGCTGTATTCATAGTCTGATGGGGCGTCTGATAGTAAGTCAATAGCCATGCTTTTGTAGTCTTCACCTTGAAAACCAAATGCTATTTTTTCGCCCGAAATTAACCTTGGACTTTCAGCTTTGTAATCTAATGTTTCTTTAAATAGTTTTAATTTATAAAAAGCAGTTGTGTCATTGGATACCGTTATAAAATCCTCGTAAAACCCTATTTCGTCAGAACTTTGCTCAAATTTGTTATTAGAGTTATTATCCTTTATGGCAACAAGTTTATAAAGTCCCGCTTTTAAATTTTCAATTTTAAAATTAGTGGTGCTGTCTAAAGTGTTAGTAATGTATTTTGGATTTTCTTTATAGACAATAGAATCTGTGTAAGCGGAGTCCGCTTCATATAAGTGCACCGAAATAAAAGGATCTGTTTGTCTTTTGATGGCATCCATTACACTTCCTTTTACGGATAGCGAATCGATATGGCTCCCTGTGGAAAAGACATATCTGTAATAAGGGTAAGGATTTTCTTCGTTGTTGTCTACAATACTATTTCCAAAATTAATAGCGTAGGTTGTATTGGGTTGTAATGTGTCAGAAATTTTTATCGTCACATATTTACTAGCTGTTCCTAAAGGTGTGATATCAGGAGTCTCCTTCATTGGGGGAGATATAACTAATTGTTTGGTTAGGTCTTTAGTTTTGACATACTCATCAAAATAAATTCTAATCTCTTTACTATTAAAGTTTGTAGAATAGTTTTCTGGAATTGTTTTAAGGATAACAGGTGGCGTAATATCCTTCTCTCCACCGGACACATTTCCTCTATTTGCACAGTTAATACAAGTGAGTGCTAAAACACTATAAAAACAAAAATTTAAGAGACGGTTTTGCATATAATTTTGAATGAAGTTACAAATTAACAACATATTTATCTTTTAACGAAAAATGGGCTACGCTATTGCTATTGCGGCAATACTTATTTTTACGTTTTTAGCTTTATTTAATTCTAAAATACAGGCTTCTAATGTATTTCCAGTGGTAATAATATCATCGACCAAAAGGATATGTTTGTTTTCAAGTTTATGTAGGTGTGTAATAGTAAAGGTTTCGTTGTTTAATTGCCATCTTTCAAGTCTTGTTTTGCTGGCTTGAGATGAAGTACTAGTGGTTATTTTGGTGAGTAAATCTTCTGAGTATTCAATTTCTAAGGCTTTGGCTATATTTTGACCGAATTTAGTAACTTGATTGTAACCTCTTTTTTTCAATTTTTTAGGATGTAATGGCACAGGGATTACAAGATCTACTGTTTTGTAGTCGTCACAAGCTCTAAGTTCTTCTCCTAGCCATTGTCCGAAAAAGTCACTAACGGCTTCATTTTTTCCGTATTTTAATTGATGAAGTAGGTATTGAACGGTTCCTTTTTTTTCGAAACGTAATAATGCTGTTGCTGCTTCAATTTTAACCCGACCATAGAAGACGTTTTTTACGAATGGATCATTGTTCTGGTGATAATTGGTTGTTGGTAAAATGTGTCTGCAGTCTGTGCATAAAAAGACTTCGTTATCGGATAAGTGGGTTTTACAAGCATTACAGACCTTGGGGAAAAACAGATTAATTAATGCTTCTAAGCTCATAAAATAATGGTTTTATGTGTTTTGAATAAATAGCCGATAATCTGTTTTAAAAGCATCATTATTAGCTTTGACCGAAATTTTAATCAAGTTATCGAAAAATTCTTATATATAGATATATTAGTAATAGTTTTGCATCAAATATTAAACTTAAATGATTGTAAGGTCCCAAGTCTATAGTCTAAGGTTAGTTATTGTTGCACTTTCAACATTACTATGTGCTTTAGGTTATTACAGTTATACTAATTATACTTCTTTAAACGAGTATCATGAATTCTTATTGAATGAGAATGCTTCTGTGGAAGCAGAGCTTAATCAAATGGTGATGAATTATGATATGCTGGAAGTCGATAATAGAGATTTACAGGCGAGATTAGATGATTCTAAAATTAGAATTTCTCGTATTTTAGACTCTGTTAAGTACTTAAAGCCAGACGTGTATCTTGTGTCTCATTACAAGAAACAATTAGAGGTTTTAAAGGATGAAAACAATAAAATATACCTTTTAGTAGAGCAGTTAAATGCAGAGAATGTATTTTTGAAAGAAGAAGCTATTCGCGTTAATACGGAGCTAGATCAAACCATTTATGTTTCTAAATCTTTGAAGACCGAGAATTCTACATTGTCTAGAATCAATGATAAGTTTAAACGTCAAATAAATAAAGCAAAAGCTTTAAGTGTTAAAAATGTGCTAACAGAAGGTGTTAGACGTGTTACAAATAGTGGTAGAATTAAAAGTACACTATCGGCAAGACGCGCTAGAAAAATAAATGTGTGTTTTACAATTCCAGAAAATAAATTTGCAGCTAAAGGAAAAAAAGAATTATTCATTCAAATTCTAGATCCTTCTAATAATGTGGTAGGAGATAGAGGGGTTATTAATGTTGGAGAGCAGTCTTTGATTTTTAGTGAGCAGTTAGTTGTAGATTATGAGAATGTTAGTTTGCAAGAATGTGTTTTTATAGAACCTTTACCAGGTGAGCCTTTTCAAAAAGGAAGCTATTTTATTTCAATTTATCATCAAAACACGTTAATAGGTAAAACGACCATGGAGCTTAAATAAGGGTTTAGTCTTAGAGTTATATGTCTAACTAGAAATACGTTACTAAAAGTTATTTTTGCCCAATTATTTTAGTTAAACATTTTTTTTGCCTCTTTATCGATTTTAAATACATTCTTAATTATTTATTCAATAGTTTTAGCATGAAATTAATTGAATAATGATCGTTATCCCGCATACTTACAACCATAGATTAATAATTGGTTCCTTGGTTATTGCTTTTGTAGTCTTAGGCTCGTATAGTTATCTTAACTATGATAAGTTGGAAGATTATACGTCTTATGTTGCTCAAGAAAAGAAACTTTTAGAAAATGAATTATCAGAAATGATAACGCGTTATGATAAAGTTCAAGTTGATAGTGAGTCGCTAAATATTAAGTTAGAGCAATCTAAATTTAAAATAAAACGTATATTAGATTCTGTAAAAACATTACAACCAAGCGCCGCACTATTAGATTTATATCGATCTAAAATCAAGAGTTTACAAAAAGAAAAAGAGGAGGTGTTAGGTTTGGTATCCAAGCTTAAAAAAGAAAATGAGCGCTTAGCTTTAAAAGCAGAGAAAATAGAACAAGATCTTTTAGGTGTTAAAGGTGTAAGGAGTGCTTTAAAAGTTAAGAATAAAGGTTTAACTTCTATTAATAATACGCTGTCTAAAAAAATAGAAGACGCTAGTCATCTAGAAATAGAAGAGCTAAATGCAAAGGCGGTTAAGCGGATAACAAGAAAACGAATTGTAAGTACAGATAAATCGCATAAAGCAAACAAGCTTCATGTGGAGTTTACGGTTTCTAAAAATAAATTTGTAGAAGAAGGCGAAAAAGATATTTACATACAAATATTAAATCCTAATAATAATGTTATTGCAGATGAAGGAGTCGTTTTATTTGGTAAACAATCTTTAATTTATAGTAAAAAAATCAAGTTAGATTATAAAAATGAAGATGTCAACCTTGACGCAATTATCATTGCAGATGTAGATCAGCCTTTAACAGAAGGTGTTTATTTTGTAAATATTTTTTATGATAATACTAGGCTCGGAACTACCTCAATAACACTTCAATAACGTTATTTTTATTGTAAATAAGAACATTATATGTGTAATGGTTTTATTTTTGCTAATACGTGAATAAATAAATATCTTATATTCGTTTAAATTATCTCTAAAACGCTCTTTTTTTGAACAAAATTAATTTTTTAAAAGAATCACTTAAAACTTTAAAAACGTCTGGGACACTATTTCCTAGTTCTAGATTTTTAGCCTCAAAATTATTAAAAGGGATAGATTTTAGTACTGCTAAACTAATCGTTGAGTTTGGGCCTGGAAATGGTGTAATTACAAAAGAAATCTTGAAAAGATTGCAACCAGAGGCAACACTTATTACTTTTGAAATAAATGATACTTTTTACAAAGCATTATTAAAAATAGAAGATCCTAGATTGATTGTTTCAAATCAATCTGCAGATAAGGTTTTAGAGGTTATAAAACAACATGGTTTTGAATCTACAGACTATATTGTATCTAGCTTGCCTTTAACTAATATTCCAAAGCCAATTACAGAGGTTATACTGGATAGTGCATTTAAATGTCTAAATTCTAAAGGTTATTTTTTTCAGTTCCAATATAGTTTAACCTACTATGCAGCTTTAAAAGAAAAATTTAATGGTAATGTTACTTTAGGCTTCGAGCCTTTAAATGCTCCCCCTGCTTTTGTTTACACTTGTCAAAAAGACTAATCGTTTTTTGGTTGTACACTTTTATTTATCGTTTATCTTTGTAGTATTATGGCAAACAACGACGATCAATTTAAAAAAGTAATCTCTCACGCAAAGGAGTATGGTTACGTGTTCCAAAGTAGTGAGATCTACGATGGACTAAGTGCGGTTTATGATTACGCACAAAACGGAGCAGAATTAAAGAAAAATATACGTGACTATTGGTGGAAAGCGATGGTGCAACTAAATGATAATATTGTAGGTATTGATGCTGCGATATTTATGCATCCAACCACTTGGAAAGCCTCAGGACACGTTGATGCTTTTAGTGATCCACTTATAGATAATAAAGATTCTAATAAACGCTACAGAGCAGATGTTTTAGTGGAAGACTACTGTCTTAAAATTGAAACTAAAATAGATAAAGAAGTTGCAAAAGCAGCAAAACGTTTTGGTGATGCTTTTAATAAAGAAGAATTTTTAGCAACTAACGGAAGAGTTGTAGGTTATCAAGAAAAAATCGATACTATTTTAAAACGTTTAGGTAAATCTTTAGAAGCTGAAGATTTAGCAGATGTTAAAGCATTAATTGAAGAGTTAGAAATAGCTTGTCCTTTAAGTGGAAGTAGAAACTGGACAGAGGTTAAACAGTTTAATTTGATGTTTGGTACTAAGTTAGGTGCAAGTGCAGAACATGCAATGGATTTATACTTACGTCCAGAAACAGCGCAAGGTATTTTTGTAAACTTCTTGAATGTACAGAAGACAGGACGAATGAAGATCCCGTTTGGTATTGCACAAACAGGTAAGGCATTTAGAAATGAGATTGTTGCAAGACAATTTATTTTTAGAATGCGTGAGTTTGAACAAATGGAGATGCAATTTTTTATTAAGCCAGGATCTCAAAAAGAATGGTTTGAGTATTGGAAAGAAAATAGAATGAAATGGCATAATTCACTTGGCCTAGGTGCTGATAACTACCGTTTTCATGATCATGAAAAATTAGCACACTATGCTGATGCAGCTACTGATATTGAGTTTAAGTTTCCATTTGGTTTTAAAGAATTAGAAGGAATACACTCACGTACAGATTTTGATTTAAAACAACATGAAGAATTTTCAGGTAAAAAACTACAATATTTTGATCATGAAGACAATGCAAGCTATACACCATTCGTCTTAGAAACCTCAATTGGTTTAGATCGTATGTTTTTAGCCGTATTCTCAAACTCTTTAATGGAAGAGGATCTTGGCGATGGAAAAACAAGGACAGTTTTAAAACTGCCAGCAGTTTTAGCACCTACAAAAGCAGCAATATTTCCATTACTAGCAAAGGATGGTTTACCGGAGGTTGCAAAACAGATTGTTAAAGATTTGAAATGGGACTTTAATGTTATTTACGAAGAGAAAGATACTGTTGGTAAGCGTTACAGACGTCAGGATGCTAATGGTACTCCATTTTGTATTACTGTAGATCACCAGACTTTAGAAGATAATACCGTTACGATTAGACATAGAGATACTATGGAACAACATCGTGTTCAGATTTCTGAGCTTAAAGGTATTATTAATAAAGAGGTCGATGTCAAAGAGTGGTTAAAAAAAATGTAACAATGCATTGCTTTAAAAAAAGGAATTAACAAATACCAGAAAGACCCAAACTTAAAAGTTTGGGTCTTTTTAGTATTTCAGTATCTCGTTAGAATCTAATTCCAAAATTTATTCCAAACCTAGGCTCTACATTATCTAAGTAGTCATCATCAAAACTACCGAGATTTCTTGCAACTTGGCCGTTAACTCCTAAAGTAAATGTGTCATTAAATACCCATTTATGACCAATACCAAAACCTAAAGAAAAACCATCTACATCGTAAGAAAATTCTTCCTCTATAGTAGTGTCACTTATGTGATCATAGTATTGGTATTCGTTAACTGTAACTGTTCCTATTCTAAATTTTGCTTGAGGGTAAAAGAAAAATCCAGCGTGATCTTTTTTATTTGAAAAATAGATAATATATGCTGCTTTAAGACTAATGGCATCAGAGTCTTTTATATATCCAGTATCATAATAAGCATACGTGTCAAAAAATGTTGCGCCAATAAAAAGCGATTGATTTTTTTCTAAATAACGTTCGTAATTAACGTTAAACGATCCTGCGACTACTAAGTCGAATAAATTAGATGAAATTTCATTTTTTTTTGAGGTTGCATCCATGGCTTCTTGAGCAAATCCATAAAAGGAGGTCAATAATAAAGCGAATAGTAAATGTGTTTTTTTCATAAATTAGATTGATTAGAGCGTATAACTTATCAAAAGCCATACCATTACTAGATGCAAAAAGTAGTAAAAGGTTGCGTTAATGAAACTGTGGTTTATAAATGGTCTTTATAGCCTAGTAAACGTAAAGCATTCAAAACAACCATTATGGTGGAGCCTTCATGAAATACTACAGCGACTCCAATATTGGTTAATCCAAGAATTGTAACAGGAACAAGTATAGCTACAACACCTAAGCTTATAAAAATATTCTCTTTTATAATGCGTTTAGACGCTCTGCTTAATCCAATAACAAAAGGTAGGCTTTCTATTTTATCAGACATTAACGCAACGTCAGCAGTTTCTAAAGCGACATCGCTTCCTGCGGCTCCCATAGCAACACTAACGGTGCTTAACGCCATTGCTGGCGCATCATTGACACCATCTCCAACCATGGCGATTTTTCCGTCTGTTGCTAATAAATCTTTAATAGCTTCGACTTTATCTTCTGGTAATAAATGTCCTTTTGCTTCTGTTAAGCCTATTTGTTTTGCAATGGCATCACCAACATTTTGATGATCTCCGGTTAGCATAATCATCCGTTTAATACCAATTGCTTTTAGCCTTTTTAATGTGCTTTCTGCGGTTTGTCTTGGCGTATCCATAACGCTAATAATACCTATCACTTCGTTTTTTAAAGCAACCAACATAACGGTATGTCCATGTTGCAAAAGACTATCCATTTTTTTAATTACAGAATCTTCAACAGTAATGGTTTCATCTAGCATTAATTTTAGATTACCAATAAGCACTTTGGCGTTGTTGTAAGAGGCAGTAATCCCTTTTCCTTGTATGGCTTCAATATTTTTAGCAATGCCTTTAAAGCGTATGTTATGTAGCTTTTCAATAGCCTTTGCTATTGCTTTTGCTAGCGGATGATTGCTTAAACTTTCTACTTCTAAAACAATTTGTAGAAATTCATTTTCATCAAAATTGTTTAAAGCAATCACATTGGTTAATTTTGGCTTTCCTTCGGTTAACGTTCCTGTTTTGTCAAACGCAATTGTGGTAATGCTTCCTAAATCTTCTAACGCTTTTCCACCTTTAATTAATACCCCTTTTTGTGCTGCTCTTGCAATTCCGCTAAGGACTGCACTTGGTGTAGATATTGCCAAAGCACAAGGACTTGCTGCTACCAAAACAGTTATGGCTCTGTATAGGCTTTCGTTAAACGTTTCATCTATAATTAGGTAAGCAAAACAGAGCAATCCAACCACTATGATTACTATTGGGACATACCATTTTTCAAACTTTTTGGTTAAGCGTTGGGTTGGCGATTTTTGGGTTTCCACTTCACTCACCATTTTAATTAAACGCGCTACTGTTGAGTCTTGACTTAGTTTTAAAACATGTACTTCAATAGTGCTATCTCCGTTTATGGTTCCTGTAAACGCAATATGAATTTTATCGATGTGTTTAAATTCCGGTAAATTATCTAAAGTTGCGATTGCTGTTTTGTCAACAGGCATGCTTTCTCCCGTAATGGGGGCTTGATTAATACTACTGTTTCCAGATATGATTACACCATCTGCAGCAATTTTAGTATTTGGTTTTACAACAATGATATCACCAATTTTTAAATTTTCAATAGGAGTTTCAATAAGCTGATTTCCATTTTTTAGTAATGCTGTTTTTGGAGATAAATCGCTTAAAGCTTCTATAGATTTTTTAGCTTTATTCATCGCGTAATGTTCTAGCGCATGACCTAAACTAAATAAAAATAGAAGTAAAGCACCTTCTGTCCAACTGCCAATGTATGCGGCGGCAATAGCAGCTGCAATCATTAAAAAATCGATATCAAATTGGCCTTTTGGTATTTTTTTTAACGCTTCAATAAAAATGAAATAACCACCAAAAAAGTATGAAACCATGTAGCTTATTAATGAAGCCCAAGCTGGTAAATCGGTTAGTTTTTCAATAGTAAATCCAGTTACTAAAAAAATACCGCAAAGTATAGCAAAATAGAGTTCTGTTTGTTTACCAAAAATCAAATTATGACTGTGGTTATGTCCGCTGTTATTATTATTATTATTATTATTATTATGGTTTTCCATAGTAGTTGTTTTAAGTCTTAATTAATGATTATGGCCACCGTCACTTTCATTTAATAGCATACTATTTCCTTTTACCAGAATTTGTCTGTCTTTTAAAAGGCTAGCGTTTAAAACTTCAACAGTGTTTTCTGTTTGTTTTCCAAGCTCTAATTTAACTTTTTCTAAATGAAACTCGTCTCCATGTGCTTCTTCTAAAACTAAAACATAAAAGTCATTTCCAACTTCAATAATAGCTTCTTTAGGCAGTCCAATACTTTTGATGCTATCAATAATAATATCAGCATCAACAAACATCCCAACAATAAAATGCTCTTTGTCATTATCTACGTGTCCATGTACTTTTACGCGTCTAGTTTGCTCGTCAATAGTGGTTCCAACAAGATGGACTTCTGCTTCAAAGGTTTTGTCCGAAGCTTCTGGAATTTTGAATAGAATTTTTTGATCTTTCTTAATTTGCATAATGTCTTTTTCGAAGACCGATAACTCTAAGTGAATATGGTCAATATCTACAATTTCCATGATAACATCGCTAGGCGAAACATAGGTTCCGTTGCTGACATTAACCTTTGTAACGTGACCAGAAATTGGGGCGTATAGATTTATAGTCGAAGTTATGCGTCCTTGTTCTACATTACTCGGATTAATATTTAATATTTGTAATTTTTTACGCAGTCCATTATAATGGGCACGGTTACTTTTGTACGCACTTTCAGCTTTTAAGTAGTTTTTTTCGGAAGTAATTTTTTCTTCAAACAATGTTTTTTGTCTGTTGAATTCCGATTTTAAGTAATTTAATTGCTCTGAAACTTCCAAGTAATTTTGCTGTAGCTCAACAAATTCTGGATTTTTTAGAGTGACTAATAATTGTCCTTTTTTTACTTGATCCCCGATTAATAATGGTGTTTTTGTAATATAACCACCGCTAAAAGTAGTGATGCTTGATTTGTTGTGTGGCGGTACATCTATCATTCCGTTTACTTTTACGGTTTCACTAAAAGCATATTCCGCTAACGTACCAAATGCCATTTTTTCGCCTTCAAACTGTGCTTCTGTAATGGTTATGTCGTCATTATGT
This portion of the Olleya sp. Bg11-27 genome encodes:
- a CDS encoding nitrilase family protein; this translates as MNTQLHIAIIQSNLVWENPIQNRLNFMQKIEGLDNTVDLIILPEMFTSGFTMSPQVVAEAMDGDTIQWMLALANRKGAAIVGSLVIKEHNNYYNRLVFVHPNGVVDSYDKRHTFTLAGEDKVYTKGEAQLIVNYKGFKIKPLVCYDLRFPVWSRLSDNYDVLLYVANWPTKRILAWDTLLQARAIENMSYCIGVNRVGLDANKYQYPGHSQAYNALGDKLTRLKPNTEDIALVTLSKSHVETTRNKLRFLDDKDLFSLK
- a CDS encoding Ig-like domain-containing protein, whose protein sequence is MQNRLLNFCFYSVLALTCINCANRGNVSGGEKDITPPVILKTIPENYSTNFNSKEIRIYFDEYVKTKDLTKQLVISPPMKETPDITPLGTASKYVTIKISDTLQPNTTYAINFGNSIVDNNEENPYPYYRYVFSTGSHIDSLSVKGSVMDAIKRQTDPFISVHLYEADSAYTDSIVYKENPKYITNTLDSTTNFKIENLKAGLYKLVAIKDNNSNNKFEQSSDEIGFYEDFITVSNDTTAFYKLKLFKETLDYKAESPRLISGEKIAFGFQGEDYKSMAIDLLSDAPSDYEYSYFKDEKTDTLNYYYKPKLEVDSLIFKVTNKTIIDTFTVRIKDNKRDSLLLKANPSGNIDFFEPLKISANIPITKFDKTKIKILDKDSTNVAFTSKLDTIQNTIEVVFDKTEDNVYKVQLLPNTVTDFFSTANDTLNYSLRTVKEAGLGNARVNIKNAQYPLIVQFVNKTGDVKYEEYATKAAPIDFFYLKPGEYYVRVIFDSNKNGKYDPGNFLKQTQAERVSYTEKVEEIRSGWEVIIDFTLD
- a CDS encoding ComF family protein produces the protein MSLEALINLFFPKVCNACKTHLSDNEVFLCTDCRHILPTTNYHQNNDPFVKNVFYGRVKIEAATALLRFEKKGTVQYLLHQLKYGKNEAVSDFFGQWLGEELRACDDYKTVDLVIPVPLHPKKLKKRGYNQVTKFGQNIAKALEIEYSEDLLTKITTSTSSQASKTRLERWQLNNETFTITHLHKLENKHILLVDDIITTGNTLEACILELNKAKNVKISIAAIAIA
- a CDS encoding class I SAM-dependent methyltransferase encodes the protein MNKINFLKESLKTLKTSGTLFPSSRFLASKLLKGIDFSTAKLIVEFGPGNGVITKEILKRLQPEATLITFEINDTFYKALLKIEDPRLIVSNQSADKVLEVIKQHGFESTDYIVSSLPLTNIPKPITEVILDSAFKCLNSKGYFFQFQYSLTYYAALKEKFNGNVTLGFEPLNAPPAFVYTCQKD
- a CDS encoding glycine--tRNA ligase, with the protein product MANNDDQFKKVISHAKEYGYVFQSSEIYDGLSAVYDYAQNGAELKKNIRDYWWKAMVQLNDNIVGIDAAIFMHPTTWKASGHVDAFSDPLIDNKDSNKRYRADVLVEDYCLKIETKIDKEVAKAAKRFGDAFNKEEFLATNGRVVGYQEKIDTILKRLGKSLEAEDLADVKALIEELEIACPLSGSRNWTEVKQFNLMFGTKLGASAEHAMDLYLRPETAQGIFVNFLNVQKTGRMKIPFGIAQTGKAFRNEIVARQFIFRMREFEQMEMQFFIKPGSQKEWFEYWKENRMKWHNSLGLGADNYRFHDHEKLAHYADAATDIEFKFPFGFKELEGIHSRTDFDLKQHEEFSGKKLQYFDHEDNASYTPFVLETSIGLDRMFLAVFSNSLMEEDLGDGKTRTVLKLPAVLAPTKAAIFPLLAKDGLPEVAKQIVKDLKWDFNVIYEEKDTVGKRYRRQDANGTPFCITVDHQTLEDNTVTIRHRDTMEQHRVQISELKGIINKEVDVKEWLKKM
- a CDS encoding heavy metal translocating P-type ATPase — encoded protein: MENHNNNNNNNNNSGHNHSHNLIFGKQTELYFAILCGIFLVTGFTIEKLTDLPAWASLISYMVSYFFGGYFIFIEALKKIPKGQFDIDFLMIAAAIAAAYIGSWTEGALLLFLFSLGHALEHYAMNKAKKSIEALSDLSPKTALLKNGNQLIETPIENLKIGDIIVVKPNTKIAADGVIISGNSSINQAPITGESMPVDKTAIATLDNLPEFKHIDKIHIAFTGTINGDSTIEVHVLKLSQDSTVARLIKMVSEVETQKSPTQRLTKKFEKWYVPIVIIVVGLLCFAYLIIDETFNESLYRAITVLVAASPCALAISTPSAVLSGIARAAQKGVLIKGGKALEDLGSITTIAFDKTGTLTEGKPKLTNVIALNNFDENEFLQIVLEVESLSNHPLAKAIAKAIEKLHNIRFKGIAKNIEAIQGKGITASYNNAKVLIGNLKLMLDETITVEDSVIKKMDSLLQHGHTVMLVALKNEVIGIISVMDTPRQTAESTLKRLKAIGIKRMIMLTGDHQNVGDAIAKQIGLTEAKGHLLPEDKVEAIKDLLATDGKIAMVGDGVNDAPAMALSTVSVAMGAAGSDVALETADVALMSDKIESLPFVIGLSRASKRIIKENIFISLGVVAILVPVTILGLTNIGVAVVFHEGSTIMVVLNALRLLGYKDHL
- a CDS encoding efflux RND transporter periplasmic adaptor subunit; translation: MNKIYILLFSLVLVACGNSEKTAESTPETESHNDDITITEAQFEGEKMAFGTLAEYAFSETVKVNGMIDVPPHNKSSITTFSGGYITKTPLLIGDQVKKGQLLVTLKNPEFVELQQNYLEVSEQLNYLKSEFNRQKTLFEEKITSEKNYLKAESAYKSNRAHYNGLRKKLQILNINPSNVEQGRITSTINLYAPISGHVTKVNVSNGTYVSPSDVIMEIVDIDHIHLELSVFEKDIMQIKKDQKILFKIPEASDKTFEAEVHLVGTTIDEQTRRVKVHGHVDNDKEHFIVGMFVDADIIIDSIKSIGLPKEAIIEVGNDFYVLVLEEAHGDEFHLEKVKLELGKQTENTVEVLNASLLKDRQILVKGNSMLLNESDGGHNH